Proteins encoded together in one Columba livia isolate bColLiv1 breed racing homer chromosome 3, bColLiv1.pat.W.v2, whole genome shotgun sequence window:
- the CEP162 gene encoding centrosomal protein of 162 kDa isoform X2 — translation MAHRFSKEELDEQFEEFLKESLSDDSLGNSKKKPSILETLGQPRKKEMKKKDSVPWWISEEDLDDGGMLGATGNFVKIQNASQPTEEIDEKMQLQRSNGDLVSLSRDSLETNGSVLASGPNQSVVGFGLDTLEEQEEKEIFFAKLEQEASSTVDYSRLNKDLDSHDSVLLAPFVRNEKTEKGEESTHEEKSGSYSEDFEEETDDNPVLKTEGSQVNQNIVSGVDLSPQKQEEANAGMLAKVVLLDSQDSTTEFPKAVETSDAALGEHDLPEEVSGIEMNEAGASYGRTTSDIEALHQAYHHIDQSLGDTDEQKLQDSAMTVSECLVQGASQNNDIYPKNMSTIESDLPTVEELMKPIKGHSCNIRSFDVEPESPVKLVGSTANDLFSHSPTKEHQNNTAWETNLFEKFNREESILLQRAVNDDNFQKVTEKEIQTSELQPDVLREKIAQDSLLSPKGNKTKQALQSCSLKNERSEPVTTKPVSYKNIRSPASLHKKKSSYGPPGAVRSSGYGKPTSVSNQSFTANEKKAPKETFKKTSVKAKSPADRARYKEALFATRIIRSATKEPSSKGSINRIMSGQSVVNNLGHQAVDYCRQYQRDLSFSPTKNCDRELYLLKRVQVAEDDLNTARELIQQLTSTVSEKEKEIETKMVELKTQHEKELSRLGQENYVLQSKLRSMEELTQGKRWTHHTATVPVTEEKLAQIQKEIEDQEVIIQGYQQENERLYKQMKELQIQNKKNEERMYKENQCLMSELIALREKTAKTNNIQSQIVQNSEPARNWSFTELMSELRMAQKEETKLQEEIRRLKQDKQALQVDLGQAKKERDLAKVQIASTSDEKSYEFKMMEESYKQEIAHLKRRLQWYAENQDILDKDAARLKDAREEIEKLKLEVEKLRAEAGDQCVQQKKRSQDRAADAKRIQDLERQIREMEGILKRRYPNSLPALIYAAAAAEKTNDLSAKTKTVDFLERRIKKLETELEGKDDEAKKSLRAMEQQFQKIKMQYEQRLVELEQLLAYKFVSESPTLNGDKAQSTELEQELQNLRKTHQITVKNLQTEIENLRSQNSQLKLRSKKDNKDLQSTDSPIKQDNTKDRLLKLNEELVTKNREIQDLTKTIEKLQKERMMMLSDNNLRNKTDNKENSTEIMKKNTSATDKRNSSNSEPFQRIFNDDKVYRPDAFSDSNLLEVLQENAQLKEELERLSLEMNRQRVKSQATLAYSENSIRRMQEDTAEYIASLKASHQREVEKIICQHAKEHSTSKVAELNSRISTQEILIKHLQEQISEQQRHQEALLISQMREELLQKEVTKLLEELREAKESQSPEMKHFLCLEKKIKHIETRRAEREQEIQKATQLTQHLSEARQTHEAEKWRRLAQRKNQELEKFRVELDSILDVLRELQKQGVVIPAPNSSGFSMTDGCWKTS, via the exons GAATGCTTGGAGCCACTGGAAACTTTGTCAAGATACAGAACGCTTCACAGCCTACAGAGGAAATTGATGAGAAGATGCAGCTTCAGAGAAGTAATGGGGATCTTGTCTCCTTAAGTAGAGACAGCCTGGAGACAAATG GTTCGGTTTTAGCTTCTGGGCCTAATCAAAGTGTTGTGGGATTTGGATTGGATACTTTGgaagagcaagaagaaaaagagatcttCTTTGCCAAACTTGAACAAGAAGCTTCCTCTACTGTTGATTATTCAAGACTAAATAAAGACCTGGATTCCCATGATTCTGTATTACTAGCACCATTTGTACG aaatgaaaaaactgaaaaaggcGAAGAATCCACACATGAAGAGAAATCTG gCAGCTACAGTGAAGattttgaagaagaaacagatgaTAATCCTGTCTTGAAAACTGAGGGAAGCCAGGTGAATCAGAACATCGTGTCAGGAGTGGATTTAAGTCCTCAAAAACAG gaAGAAGCAAATGCTGGCATGCTAGCTAAAG TTGTATTACTTGATTCACAAGACTCAACTACAGAATTTCCAAAGGCTGTTGAAACATCAGATGCAGCTCTAGGTGAACATGATCTACCTGAAGAAGTCAGTGGAATTGAAATGAATGAAGCAG GCGCTTCCTATGGACGAACCACTAGTGACATCGAAGCGCTACACCAAGCGTACCACCATATTGATCAGTCTTTGGGAGACACTGATGAACAAAAATTGCAGGATTCTGCAATGACAGTCTCAGAATGCTTAGTGCAAGGTGCTTCACAAAATAATGACATCTATCCAAAGAACATGTCAACTATTGAATCAG ACTTACCTACTGTGGAAGAATTGATGAAACCAATTAAAGGGCATTCATGTAATATTAGAAGTTTTGATGTGGAGCCTGAAAG TCCTGTGAAACTGGTAGGCAGCACAGCAAATGACCTTTTCAGCCACTCACCCACTAAGGAGCACCAAAATAACACAGCTTGGGAGACAAACTTATTTGAAAAATTTAACAGAGAAGAGAGCATCTTGCTGCAGAGAGCTGTGAATGATGATAACTTTCAGAAGGTGACTGAGAAAGAAATTCAGACCAGTGAATTGCAGCCTGATGTACTAAGAGAAAAAATAGCACAAGACTCTCTGCTTTCACCAAAAGGCAACAAAACTAAACAA GCTCTTCAGTCTTGTTCCTTGAAGAATGAGAGATCAGAACCAGTGACAACTAAACCAGTGTCATACAAGAACATCAGAAGTCCAGCATCTTtacataaaaagaaatcttcatATGGTCCTCCTGGAGCGGTTAGAAGTTCTGGGTACGGGAAACCCACTTCAGTCTCAAATCAATCTTTTACAGCTAATGAAAAGAAAGCACCAAAAGAAACTTTCAAAAAGACCAGTGTGAAAGCCAAAAGTCCTGCTGATAGAGCGAGATATAAAG AAGCCTTGTTTGCTACTAGGATAATAAGATCTGCAACAAAGGAACCATCTTCAAAGGGGAGCATTAACAGAATTATGTCTGGCCAATCAGTTGTTAACAATCTTGGACACCAAGCTGTGGATTATTGCAGGCAATATCAGCGT GATTTATCATTTTCTCCTACCAAAAATTGTGATAGAGAACTATATTTGCTAAAGCGAGTGCAAGTTGCAGAGGACGACCTGAACACAGCTCGTGAATTGATTCAACAGCTGACCAGCACGgtttcagaaaaagagaaagaaatagagacaAAGATGGTAGAACTTAAAACACAGCACGAAAAAGAGCTTTCTCGGTTGGGTCAGGAAAATTACGTTCTTCAGAGTAAG ttGAGAAGTATGGAAGAGCTGACTCAAGGAAAGAGATGGACCCATCATACAGCAACAGTTCCTgtcactgaagaaaaactggcacaaatacaaaaagaaattgAAGATCAAGAGGTCATTATTCAAGGTTACCAACAG GAAAATGAGAGGTTatacaaacaaatgaaagagcTACAgatccaaaacaaaaaaaatgaggaaCGAATGTATAAGGAGAATCAGTGTTTAATGTCTGAATTAATAGCCTTAAG AGAAAAGACAGCGAAGACTAATAATATCCAGTCACAGATTGTGCAGAATTCTGAACCAGCCAGAAACTGGAGTTTCACGGAACTGATGTCAGAGCTTCGAATGGCACAG AAGGAAGAAACTAAATTACAAGAAGAGATAAGACGTCTCAAACAAGATAAGCAAGCTCTTCAGGTAGACTTGGGACAAGCaaagaaggagagagatttAGCAAAAGTGCAGATTGCATCCACATCAG ATGAGAAGTCTTATGAATTTAAAATGATGGAAGAATCATACAAACAGGAAATTgctcatttaaaaagaagactTCAGTGGTATGCAGAAAATCAAGATATTCTGGATAAGGATGCAGCTCGTCTTAAAGATGCAAGAGAAGAAATTGAGAAACTAAAACTAGAG GTTGAGAAGCTCAGAGCTGAAGCTGGAGATCAGTGTGTGCAACAGAAGAAACGTTCACAGGACAGAGCAGCAGATGCTAAAAGAATTCAAGACCTTGAGCGACAA atcagagaaatggaaggaattCTCAAAAGAAGATATCCAAATTCCCTGCCTGCTTTGAtttatgctgctgctgctgctgagaaaacTAATGATCTTTCagctaaaacaaaaacagttgATTTTTTggagagaagaataaaaaagttaGAAACAGAACTTGAAGGTAAAGATGATGAAGCTAAAAAAAGTCTCCGTGCCATGGAACAacaatttcaaaaaataaag ATGCAGTACGAGCAAAGACTTGTAGAGCTTGAGCAGCTACTTGCCTACAAATTTGTGAGTGAATCACCAACACTGAACGGTGATAAAGCCCAATCTACAGAACTTGAACAGGAGCTTCAGAATCTAAGGAAAACCCATCAGATCACTGTTAAAAACCTCCAGACAGAAATTGAAAACCTTAGAAGTCAAAATTCCCAATTAAAACTCAGAAGTAAAAAGGATAATAAAGACTTACAGTCCACGGACTCTCCAATTAAGCAAGATAACACGAAAGACAGACTGTTAAAACTAAATGAAGAACTGGTCaccaaaaacagagaaatacaaGACCTTACAAAAACTATAGAGAAACTTCAAAAAGAAAGGATGATGATGTTGTCTGATAATAAtttgagaaataaaactgataATAAGGAAAACTCTACAGAGATCATGAAAAAGAATACCTCGGCAACAGACAAAAGGAACTCCAGCAACAGTGAACCCTTCCAAAGGATTTTCAACGATGACAAAGTATACCGACCAGATGCCTTTTCCGATTCTAATCTCTTGGAAGTTCTCCAAGAAAATGCACAGCTGAAAGAGGAGCTAGAAAGATTGTCTCTAGAAATGAACCGGCAGAGGGTGAAGTCTCAAGCAACACTGGCTTATTCTGAAAATAGCATACGAAG GATGCAGGAAGACACGGCAGAATACATTGCATCTCTGAAAGCCTCCCATCAGAGGGAAGTGGAGAAGATTATTTGCCAGCATGCAAAGGAGCATTCTACTTCTAAAGTAGCTGAACTAAACAGCAGAATTTCAACACAAGAG ATATTAATAAAACATCTCCAAGAGCAAATCAGTGAACAACAGAGACATCAGGAAGCCCTTCTAATTTCACAGATGCGAGAGGAGCTCCTACAAAAAGAG GTGACAAAACTGTTGGAAGAACTGAGGGAGGCTAAGGAGAGCCAGAGtcctgaaatgaaacatttcctgtgcctggaaaagaaaatcaagcatATAGAGACCAGACGTGcagaaagagagcaagaaatTCAAAAG
- the CEP162 gene encoding centrosomal protein of 162 kDa isoform X4, with protein sequence MKKLKKAKNPHMKRNLCCSWCSDRGFQGFAFGSYSEDFEEETDDNPVLKTEGSQVNQNIVSGVDLSPQKQEEANAGMLAKVVLLDSQDSTTEFPKAVETSDAALGEHDLPEEVSGIEMNEAGASYGRTTSDIEALHQAYHHIDQSLGDTDEQKLQDSAMTVSECLVQGASQNNDIYPKNMSTIESDLPTVEELMKPIKGHSCNIRSFDVEPESPVKLVGSTANDLFSHSPTKEHQNNTAWETNLFEKFNREESILLQRAVNDDNFQKVTEKEIQTSELQPDVLREKIAQDSLLSPKGNKTKQALQSCSLKNERSEPVTTKPVSYKNIRSPASLHKKKSSYGPPGAVRSSGYGKPTSVSNQSFTANEKKAPKETFKKTSVKAKSPADRARYKEALFATRIIRSATKEPSSKGSINRIMSGQSVVNNLGHQAVDYCRQYQRDLSFSPTKNCDRELYLLKRVQVAEDDLNTARELIQQLTSTVSEKEKEIETKMVELKTQHEKELSRLGQENYVLQSKLRSMEELTQGKRWTHHTATVPVTEEKLAQIQKEIEDQEVIIQGYQQENERLYKQMKELQIQNKKNEERMYKENQCLMSELIALREKTAKTNNIQSQIVQNSEPARNWSFTELMSELRMAQKEETKLQEEIRRLKQDKQALQVDLGQAKKERDLAKVQIASTSDEKSYEFKMMEESYKQEIAHLKRRLQWYAENQDILDKDAARLKDAREEIEKLKLEVEKLRAEAGDQCVQQKKRSQDRAADAKRIQDLERQIREMEGILKRRYPNSLPALIYAAAAAEKTNDLSAKTKTVDFLERRIKKLETELEGKDDEAKKSLRAMEQQFQKIKMQYEQRLVELEQLLAYKFVSESPTLNGDKAQSTELEQELQNLRKTHQITVKNLQTEIENLRSQNSQLKLRSKKDNKDLQSTDSPIKQDNTKDRLLKLNEELVTKNREIQDLTKTIEKLQKERMMMLSDNNLRNKTDNKENSTEIMKKNTSATDKRNSSNSEPFQRIFNDDKVYRPDAFSDSNLLEVLQENAQLKEELERLSLEMNRQRVKSQATLAYSENSIRRMQEDTAEYIASLKASHQREVEKIICQHAKEHSTSKVAELNSRISTQEILIKHLQEQISEQQRHQEALLISQMREELLQKEVTKLLEELREAKESQSPEMKHFLCLEKKIKHIETRRAEREQEIQKATQLTQHLSEARQTHEAEKWRRLAQRKNQELEKFRVELDSILDVLRELQKQGVVIPAPNSSGFSMTDGCWKTS encoded by the exons atgaaaaaactgaaaaaggcGAAGAATCCACACATGAAGAGAAATCTG TGCTGCAGCTGGTGTTCAGACAGAGGATTTCAGgggtttgcttttg gCAGCTACAGTGAAGattttgaagaagaaacagatgaTAATCCTGTCTTGAAAACTGAGGGAAGCCAGGTGAATCAGAACATCGTGTCAGGAGTGGATTTAAGTCCTCAAAAACAG gaAGAAGCAAATGCTGGCATGCTAGCTAAAG TTGTATTACTTGATTCACAAGACTCAACTACAGAATTTCCAAAGGCTGTTGAAACATCAGATGCAGCTCTAGGTGAACATGATCTACCTGAAGAAGTCAGTGGAATTGAAATGAATGAAGCAG GCGCTTCCTATGGACGAACCACTAGTGACATCGAAGCGCTACACCAAGCGTACCACCATATTGATCAGTCTTTGGGAGACACTGATGAACAAAAATTGCAGGATTCTGCAATGACAGTCTCAGAATGCTTAGTGCAAGGTGCTTCACAAAATAATGACATCTATCCAAAGAACATGTCAACTATTGAATCAG ACTTACCTACTGTGGAAGAATTGATGAAACCAATTAAAGGGCATTCATGTAATATTAGAAGTTTTGATGTGGAGCCTGAAAG TCCTGTGAAACTGGTAGGCAGCACAGCAAATGACCTTTTCAGCCACTCACCCACTAAGGAGCACCAAAATAACACAGCTTGGGAGACAAACTTATTTGAAAAATTTAACAGAGAAGAGAGCATCTTGCTGCAGAGAGCTGTGAATGATGATAACTTTCAGAAGGTGACTGAGAAAGAAATTCAGACCAGTGAATTGCAGCCTGATGTACTAAGAGAAAAAATAGCACAAGACTCTCTGCTTTCACCAAAAGGCAACAAAACTAAACAA GCTCTTCAGTCTTGTTCCTTGAAGAATGAGAGATCAGAACCAGTGACAACTAAACCAGTGTCATACAAGAACATCAGAAGTCCAGCATCTTtacataaaaagaaatcttcatATGGTCCTCCTGGAGCGGTTAGAAGTTCTGGGTACGGGAAACCCACTTCAGTCTCAAATCAATCTTTTACAGCTAATGAAAAGAAAGCACCAAAAGAAACTTTCAAAAAGACCAGTGTGAAAGCCAAAAGTCCTGCTGATAGAGCGAGATATAAAG AAGCCTTGTTTGCTACTAGGATAATAAGATCTGCAACAAAGGAACCATCTTCAAAGGGGAGCATTAACAGAATTATGTCTGGCCAATCAGTTGTTAACAATCTTGGACACCAAGCTGTGGATTATTGCAGGCAATATCAGCGT GATTTATCATTTTCTCCTACCAAAAATTGTGATAGAGAACTATATTTGCTAAAGCGAGTGCAAGTTGCAGAGGACGACCTGAACACAGCTCGTGAATTGATTCAACAGCTGACCAGCACGgtttcagaaaaagagaaagaaatagagacaAAGATGGTAGAACTTAAAACACAGCACGAAAAAGAGCTTTCTCGGTTGGGTCAGGAAAATTACGTTCTTCAGAGTAAG ttGAGAAGTATGGAAGAGCTGACTCAAGGAAAGAGATGGACCCATCATACAGCAACAGTTCCTgtcactgaagaaaaactggcacaaatacaaaaagaaattgAAGATCAAGAGGTCATTATTCAAGGTTACCAACAG GAAAATGAGAGGTTatacaaacaaatgaaagagcTACAgatccaaaacaaaaaaaatgaggaaCGAATGTATAAGGAGAATCAGTGTTTAATGTCTGAATTAATAGCCTTAAG AGAAAAGACAGCGAAGACTAATAATATCCAGTCACAGATTGTGCAGAATTCTGAACCAGCCAGAAACTGGAGTTTCACGGAACTGATGTCAGAGCTTCGAATGGCACAG AAGGAAGAAACTAAATTACAAGAAGAGATAAGACGTCTCAAACAAGATAAGCAAGCTCTTCAGGTAGACTTGGGACAAGCaaagaaggagagagatttAGCAAAAGTGCAGATTGCATCCACATCAG ATGAGAAGTCTTATGAATTTAAAATGATGGAAGAATCATACAAACAGGAAATTgctcatttaaaaagaagactTCAGTGGTATGCAGAAAATCAAGATATTCTGGATAAGGATGCAGCTCGTCTTAAAGATGCAAGAGAAGAAATTGAGAAACTAAAACTAGAG GTTGAGAAGCTCAGAGCTGAAGCTGGAGATCAGTGTGTGCAACAGAAGAAACGTTCACAGGACAGAGCAGCAGATGCTAAAAGAATTCAAGACCTTGAGCGACAA atcagagaaatggaaggaattCTCAAAAGAAGATATCCAAATTCCCTGCCTGCTTTGAtttatgctgctgctgctgctgagaaaacTAATGATCTTTCagctaaaacaaaaacagttgATTTTTTggagagaagaataaaaaagttaGAAACAGAACTTGAAGGTAAAGATGATGAAGCTAAAAAAAGTCTCCGTGCCATGGAACAacaatttcaaaaaataaag ATGCAGTACGAGCAAAGACTTGTAGAGCTTGAGCAGCTACTTGCCTACAAATTTGTGAGTGAATCACCAACACTGAACGGTGATAAAGCCCAATCTACAGAACTTGAACAGGAGCTTCAGAATCTAAGGAAAACCCATCAGATCACTGTTAAAAACCTCCAGACAGAAATTGAAAACCTTAGAAGTCAAAATTCCCAATTAAAACTCAGAAGTAAAAAGGATAATAAAGACTTACAGTCCACGGACTCTCCAATTAAGCAAGATAACACGAAAGACAGACTGTTAAAACTAAATGAAGAACTGGTCaccaaaaacagagaaatacaaGACCTTACAAAAACTATAGAGAAACTTCAAAAAGAAAGGATGATGATGTTGTCTGATAATAAtttgagaaataaaactgataATAAGGAAAACTCTACAGAGATCATGAAAAAGAATACCTCGGCAACAGACAAAAGGAACTCCAGCAACAGTGAACCCTTCCAAAGGATTTTCAACGATGACAAAGTATACCGACCAGATGCCTTTTCCGATTCTAATCTCTTGGAAGTTCTCCAAGAAAATGCACAGCTGAAAGAGGAGCTAGAAAGATTGTCTCTAGAAATGAACCGGCAGAGGGTGAAGTCTCAAGCAACACTGGCTTATTCTGAAAATAGCATACGAAG GATGCAGGAAGACACGGCAGAATACATTGCATCTCTGAAAGCCTCCCATCAGAGGGAAGTGGAGAAGATTATTTGCCAGCATGCAAAGGAGCATTCTACTTCTAAAGTAGCTGAACTAAACAGCAGAATTTCAACACAAGAG ATATTAATAAAACATCTCCAAGAGCAAATCAGTGAACAACAGAGACATCAGGAAGCCCTTCTAATTTCACAGATGCGAGAGGAGCTCCTACAAAAAGAG GTGACAAAACTGTTGGAAGAACTGAGGGAGGCTAAGGAGAGCCAGAGtcctgaaatgaaacatttcctgtgcctggaaaagaaaatcaagcatATAGAGACCAGACGTGcagaaagagagcaagaaatTCAAAAG